A genome region from Neoarius graeffei isolate fNeoGra1 chromosome 21, fNeoGra1.pri, whole genome shotgun sequence includes the following:
- the LOC132869685 gene encoding protein NYNRIN-like: protein MAFLGLINYCRQWIPDCSTYDKCLRSAILHSDPLTQPLVWSDEMLTAFRALKQALCSAPALGLPNYRLPFHLYVCNQQGTASGVLAQEHGGGMRPCAFLSKTLDSVAQGLPACLRAVAACAVMVTDAERLVLSHPLVLHTSHDVVHVLKNLSTQHLSAQRRSGYESILLATENLTVKPSSSFDSLAHALQRLLNSQDDFLPSETHDCISSILFETSIRPDLRSTPLLSGDSLFVDGSCSRPSDGVFVCGYSVCRLPDETVEAFSLPFSSAQAAELYALTRACVIAQDTDVTIYTDSRYAFGVAHDFGRIWASRGFTTADGIPFPASGVIRFRLIYKEGMVGASRRLLN from the exons atggcttttctgggacttatcaattactgccgccagtggattcctgactgttccacctatgacaagtgtctgcgctctgcaattctgcactcggaccctttgactcagcccttggtgtggtctgatgaaatgctgacggccttcagggccctgaagcaggctttatgctcggcccctgctctcggacttccgaattaccgtttgccgtttcatttatatgtgtgcaaccagcagggaactgcgtctggggttttggcgcaggagcacggggggggtatgcggccttgtgcgttcctctctaaaactcttgattctgtggcacagggtctccctgcttgcctcagggcggtggctgcatgtgctgtcatggtcacggacgctgaacggctggttttgtctcacccgctcgttctccacacctcacatgatgtagtgcacgttttaaagaacctcagtacccagcatttatctgcgcagcgtcgctctggatacgagtctattcttttggccaccgaaaaccttactgttaagccctcctcctcctttgattctctcgcgcacgcgcttcagcgcctcctcaattcgcaggatgattttcttccttctgaaacacacgactgcatttctagcattcttttcgagacaagtatccgccccgacttacgctccaccccgttactttcaggtgattcgctgtttgtggacggctcgtgctcacgcccctctgacggcgttttcgtgtgtggttattctgtgtgccgccttcctgatgaaactgttgaagctttttctcttcctttctcctcggctcaggctgccgaactatacgctctaacccgtgcatgtgttattgcccaggacacagacgtcactatctacactgattcacgctacgctttcggcgttgctcatgactttggtcggatttgggcttcgcgtgggttcaccactgcagacg ggatcccctttccagcatccggagtgatccggtttcggctgatctacaaagaggggatggtcggtgcgtcccgcagacttctgaactga